The Camelus dromedarius isolate mCamDro1 chromosome 25, mCamDro1.pat, whole genome shotgun sequence genome has a segment encoding these proteins:
- the CHD4 gene encoding chromodomain-helicase-DNA-binding protein 4 isoform X4 — protein MASGLGSPSPCSAGSEEEDMDALLNNSLPPPHPGNIFPEGPGQEGAIWALPGDSENEDDPEEDLSEAETPKLKKKKKPKKPRDPKIPKSKRQKKERMLLCQQLGDSSGEGPEFVEEEEEVALRSDSEGSDYTPGKKKKKKLGPKKEKKSKSKRKEEEEEDDDDDDSKEPKSSAQLLEDWGMEDIDHVFSEEDYRTLTNYKAFSQFVRPLIAAKNPKIAVSKMMMVLGAKWREFSTNNPFKGSSGASVAAAAAAAVAVVESMVTATEVAPPPPPVEVPIRKAKTKEGKGPNARRKPKGSPRVPDAKKPKPKKVAPLKIKLGGFGSKRKRSSSEDDDLDVESDFDDASINSYSVSDGSTSRSSRSRKKLRTTKKKKKGEEEVTAVDGYETDHQDYCEVCQQGGEIILCDTCPRAYHMVCLDPDMEKAPEGKWSCPHCEKEGIQWEAKEDNSEGEEILEEVGGDPEEEDDHHMEFCRVCKDGGELLCCDTCPSSYHIHCLNPPLPEIPNGEWLCPRCTCPALKGKVQKILIWKWGQPPSPTPVPRPPDADPNTPSPKPLEGRPERQFFVKWQGMSYWHCSWVSELQLELHCQVMFRNYQRKNDMDEPPSGDFGGDEEKSRKRKNKDPKFAEMEERFYRYGIKPEWMMVHRILNHSVDKKGHVHYLIKWRDLPYDQASWESEDVEIQDYDLFKQSYWNHRELMRGEEGRPGKKLKKVKLRKLERPPETPTVDPTVKYERQPEYLDATGGTLHPYQMEGLNWLRFSWAQGTDTILADEMGLGKTVQTAVFLYSLYKEGHSKGPFLVSAPLSTIINWEREFEMWAPDMYVVTYVGDKDSRAIIRENEFSFEDNAIRGGKKASRMKKEASVKFHVLLTSYELITIDMAILGSIDWACLIVDEAHRLKNNQSKFFRVLNGYSLQHKLLLTGTPLQNNLEELFHLLNFLTPERFHNLEGFLEEFADIAKEDQIKKLHDMLGPHMLRRLKADVFKNMPSKTELIVRVELSPMQKKYYKYILTRNFEALNARGGGNQVSLLNVVMDLKKCCNHPYLFPVAAMEAPKMPNGMYDGSALIRASGKLLLLQKMLKNLKEGGHRVLIFSQMTKMLDLLEDFLEHEGYKYERIDGGITGNMRQEAIDRFNAPGAQQFCFLLSTRAGGLGINLATADTVIIYDSDWNPHNDIQAFSRAHRIGQNKKVMIYRFVTRASVEERITQVAKKKMMLTHLVVRPGLGSKTGSMSKQELDDILKFGTEELFKDEATDGGGDNKEGEDSSVIHYDDKAIERLLDRNQDETEDTELQGMNEYLSSFKVAQYVVREEEMGEEEEVEREIIKQEESVDPDYWEKLLRHHYEQQQEDLARNLGKGKRIRKQVNYNDGSQEDRDWQDDQSDNQSDYSVASEEGDEDFDERSEAPRRPSRKGLRNDKDKPLPPLLARVGGNIEVLGFNARQRKAFLNAIMRYGMPPQDAFTTQWLVRDLRGKSEKEFKAYVSLFMRHLCEPGADGAETFADGVPREGLSRQHVLTRIGVMSLIRKKVQEFEHVNGRWSMPELAEVEENKKMSQPGSPSPKTPTPSTPGDTQPNTPAPAPPAEDGIKIEENSVKEEESGEGEKEVKSTAPEATVEAPAPASEDEKVLVEPPEGEEKVEKAEVKERTEEPMETDPKGTADVEKVEEKSAVDLTPIVVEDKEEKKEEEEKKEVMLQNGETPKDLNDEKQKKNIKQRFMFNIADGGFTELHSLWQNEERAATVTKKTYEIWHRRHDYWLLAGIINHGYARWQDIQNDPRYAILNEPFKGEMNRGNFLEIKNKFLARRFKLLEQALVIEEQLRRAAYLNMSEDPSHPSMALNTRFAEVECLAESHQHLSKESMAGNKPANAVLHKGILKQLEELLSDMKADVTRLPATIARIPPVAVRLQMSERNILSRLANRAPEPTPQQVAQQQ, from the exons AAAACGAAGACGACCCGGAAGAGGATTTGTCAGAAGCAGAGACTCCAAagctcaagaaaaagaaaaagcctaagAAACCTCGGGACCCTAAAATCCCTAAGAGCAAGCGCCAGAAAAAGGAG CGTATGCTCTTAtgccagcagctgggggacagctctggggaggggccggagtttgtggaggaggaggaagaggtggctcTGCGCTCAGACAGTGAGGGCAGCGACTATACCCCtggcaagaagaagaagaagaagcttggacctaagaaagaaaagaagagcaaatccaagcggaaagaggaggaggaggaggacgacgATGATGATGATTCAAAG GAGCCCAAATCATCTGCTCAGCTCCTGGAAGACTGGGGCATGGAAGACATTGACCACGTGTTCTCAGAGGAGGATTACCGCACCCTTACCAACTACAAGGCCTTCAGCCAGTTTGTCCG ACCCCTCATTGCTGCCAAAAACCCCAAGATCGCTGTTTCCAAGATGATGATGGTTTTAGGTGCGAAGTGGCGGGAGTTCAGCACCAACAACCCCTTCAAAGGCAGTTCCGGGGCTTCCGTggcagcggcagcagcggcagcagtgGCCGTGGTGGAGAGCATGGTGACAGCCACTGAAGTggcaccaccacctcctcctgtgGAGGTTCCTATCCGCAAGGCCAAGACCAAGGAGGGCAAAG GTCCCAATGCTCGGAGGAAGCCCAAGGGCAGCCCACGTGTCCCTGATGCCAAGAAGCCTAAACCCAAGAAAGTAGCTCCCCTGAAAATCAAGCTGGGAGGTTTTGGTTCTAAGCGTAAGAGATCCTCG AGCGAGGATGACGACTTAGATGTGGAGTCTGACTTCGATGACGCCAGTATCAATAGCTATTCTGTTTCTGATGGTTCTACCAGCCGCAGCAGCCGCAGCCGCAAGAAACTCCgaaccactaaaaagaaaaagaaag GCGAGGAGGAGGTGACTGCTGTGGATGGTTATGAGACAGACCACCAGGACTATTGCGAGGTGTGCCAGCAAGGCGGGGAGATCATCCTGTGCGACACCTGCCCCCGAGCTTACCACATGGTCTGCCTGGATCCGGATATGGAGAAGGCTCCTGAGGGCAAGTGGAGCTGTCCGCACTGC GAGAAGGAAGGCATCCAGTGGGAGGCCAAGGAGGACAATTCAGAGGGTGAGGAGATCCTGGAAGAGGTTGGTGGAGACCCTGAAGAGGAGGATGACCACCATATGGAATTCTGTCGGGTCTGCAAGGATGGCGGGGAGCTGCTGTGCTGTGACACCTGCCCTTCTTCCTACCACATCCACTGCCTGAACCCCCCGCTGCCAGAGATCCCCAATGGCGAATGGCTCTGTCCCCGTTGTACG TGTCCAGCTCTTAAGGGTAAAGTTCAGAAGATCCTAATCTGGAAGTGGGGTCAGCCACCATCTCCCACACCAGTGCCTCGGCCCCCAGACGCCGATCCCAATACTCCGTCCCCCAAGCCCTTGGAGGGGCGGCCAGAGCGGCAGTTCTTTGTGAAGTGGCAAGGCATGTCTTACTGGCACTGCTCCTGGGTGTCTGAGCTGCAG TTGGAGCTGCACTGTCAAGTGATGTTCCGAAACTATCAGCGGAAGAATGACATGGACGAGCCGCCCTCTGGGGACTTTGGGGGGGATGAAGAGAAGAGCCGAAAGCGGAAGAACAAGGACCCTAAGTTTGCGGAGATGGAGGAGCGCTTCTACCGCTACGGGATAAAGCCCGAGTGGATGATGGTCCACCGCATCCTCAACCACAG CGTGGACAAGAAGGGCCACGTCCACTACTTGATCAAGTGGCGGGACTTGCCATACGATCAGGCGTCCTGGGAGAGCGAGGATGTGGAGATACAGGACTACGACCTGTTCAAGCAGAGCTACTGGAATCACAG GGAGCTgatgaggggtgaggagggaCGACCAGGCAAGAAGCTCAAGAAGGTGAAGCTGAGGAAGTTGGAGAGGCCCCCTGAGACTCCTACGGTTGAC CCAACAGTGAAATATGAGCGACAGCCAGAGTACCTGGATGCCACAGGTGGAACCCTGCACCCCTATCAGATGGAGGGCTTGAACTGGTTGCGCTTCTCCTGGGCTCAGGGCACTGACACCATCCTGGCTGACGAAATGGGCCTCGGGAAGACGGTCCAGACAGCAGTCTTCCTCTATTCCCTCTACAAGGAG GGTCATTCTAAAGGCCCCTTCCTAGTGAGTGCCCCTCTTTCTACCATCATCAACTGGGAGCGAGAGTTTGAAATGTGGGCCCCAGATATGTACGTGGTGACCTACGTGGGGGACAAAGACAGCCGCGCCATCATCCGAGAGAATGAGTTCTCCTTTGAGGACAATGCCATTCGTGGTGGCAAGAAGGCTTCCCGCATGAAG AAAGAGGCATCTGTGAAGTTCCACGTGCTGCTGACGTCCTATGAGTTGATCACCATTGACATGGCCATCTTGGGCTCTATCGACTGGGCCTGCCTCATCGTGGATGAAGCCCATCGGCTCAAGAATAATCAGTCTAAG TTCTTCCGAGTCTTAAATGGTTACTCACTCCAGCACAAGCTGCTGCTGACTGGGACGCCATTACAGAACAATCTAGAAGAGTTGTTTCACCTGCTCAACTTTCTCACCCCTGAGAGGTTCCA CAATctggaaggcttcttggaggagttTGCTGACATTGCCAAGGAAGACCAGATTAAAAAACTACATGACATGCTGGGACCTCACATGTTGCGGAGGCTCAAAGCTGACGTGTTCAAGAACATGCCATCCAAGACAGAACTGATTGTGCGTGTGGAGCTGAGCCCCATGCAGAA GAAATACTACAAGTACATCCTGACTCGGAATTTTGAGGCACTCAATGCTCGAGGCGGCGGCAACCAGGTCTCTCTGCTGAACGTGGTGATGGATCTTAAGAAGTGCTGCAACCACCCATACCTCTTCCCGGTGGCTGCAATG GAAGCCCCTAAGATGCCTAATGGCATGTATGATGGCAGTGCCCTAATCAGAGCATCTGGGAAATTATTGCTGCTACAGAAGATGCTCAAGAACCTTAAGGAGGGTGGGCACCGTGTCCTCATCTTCTCCCAG ATGACCAAGATGCTGGACCTGCTGGAGGATTTCTTGGAACATGAAGGTTATAAATATGAACGTATTGATGGTGGAATCACTGGGAACATGCGTCAGGAGGCCATTGACCGCTTCAATG CCCCGGGCGCTCAGCAGTTCTGCTTCTTGCTCTCTACCCGAGCTGGGGGCCTCGGAATCAACCTGGCCACTGCTGACACAGTTATTATCTATGACTCTGACTGGAACCCCCATAATGACATCCAG GCCTTTAGCAGAGCTCACCGTATTGGGCAAAATAAGAAGGTGATGATCTATCGGTTTGTGACCCGTGCGTCAGTGGAAGAGCGCATCACGCAGGTGGCAAAGAAGAAGATGATGCTGACGCATCTCGTTGTGCGGCCTGGGCTGGGCTCCAAGACTGGGTCCATGTCCAAGCAGGAGCTCGATGACATCCTCAAGTTTGGCACTGAGGAGCTATTCAAGGATGAAGCCACAGATGGAG GAGGAGACAACAAAGAGGGAGAAGACAGCAGCGTTATCCACTACGATGATAAGGCCATTGAACGACTGCTGGATCGTAACCAGGATGAGACGGAAGATACAGAATTGCAGGGCATGAATGAATATTTGAGCTCATTCAAAGTGGCCCAGTATGTGGTACGAGAAGAAGAAATGGGG gaggaagaggaggtagAACGGGAAATcataaaacaggaagaaagtgTGGATCCTGACTACTGGGAGAAATTGCTGCGGCACCATTATGAGCAGCAGCAAGAAGATCTGGCCCGAAATCTgggcaaaggaaaaagaatccGTAAACAGGTCAACTACAATGATGGCTCCCAGGAGGACCGAG atTGGCAGGACGACCAGTCCGACAACCAGTCCGATTATTCAGTGGCCTCAGAGGAAGGTGATGAAGACTTTGATGAACGTTCAGAAG CTCCCCGCAGGCCTAGCCGCAAGGGCCTGCGGAATGATAAAGATAAACCATTGCCTCCTCTGTTGGCCCGTGTTGGTGGGAATATTGAA GTACTTGGCTTTAATGCTCGCCAGAGGAAAGCCTTTCTTAATGCAATTATGCGATACGGGATGCCACCTCAGGATGCTTTTACCACACAGTGGCTTGTGAGGGATCTGCGTGGCAAGTCAGAGAAAGAGTTCAA GGCTTACGTCTCTCTCTTTATGCGGCATTTATGTGAGCCGGGAGCAGATGGGGCTGAGACCTTTGCTGACGGTGTCCCCCGAGAAGGCTTGTCTCGCCAGCATGTCCTTACTAGGATTGGTGTCATGTCCTTGATTCGCAAGAAG GTTCAGGAGTTTGAACATGTTAACGGGCGCTGGAGCATGCCCGAACTTGCTGAAGTAGAGGAGAACAAGAAGATGTCCCAGCCAGGGTCACCTTCCCCAAAGACGCCTACACCCTCCACTCCTGGGGACACACAGCCCAATACTCCTGCACCTGCCCCACCTGCTG AGGATGGgataaaaatagaggaaaatagCGTCAAAGAAGAAGAGagtggagaaggagaaaaggaggttAAATCTACAGCCCCTGAGGCCACTGTTGAG gccccagcccctgcctcagagGATGAGAAGGTCCTCGTTGAACCTcctgagggagaggagaaagtggAAAAGGCAGAGGTGAAGGAGAGAACAGAGGAACCTATGGAGACAGATCCCAAAG gtaCTGCTGACGTGGAGAAGGTGGAGGAGAAGTCAGCAGTCGACCTGACTCCCATTGTGGTGGAGGACAAAG aagagaagaaagaagaagaagagaaaaaagaggtgATGCTTCAGAATGGAGAGACCCCCAAGGACCTAAATGatgagaagcagaagaaaaacattaaacagCGTTTCATGTTCAACATCGCAGATGGCGGTTTTACTG AATTACACTCCCTTTGGCAGAATGAGGAGCGGGCAGCCACAGTCACCAAGAAGACTTACGAGATCTGGCACCGACGGCATGACTACTGGCTGCTGGCTGGCATCATAAA CCATGGCTATGCCCGGTGGCAGGACATCCAGAATGACCCGCGCTACGCTATCCTCAACGAGCCTTTCAAGGGTGAAATGAACCGTGGCAATTTCTTAGAGATCAAGAATAAGTTTTTAGCCCGAAGGTTCAAG CTCTTAGAACAAGCCCTGGTGATTGAGGAACAGCTGCGCCGGGCAGCTTACCTGAACATGTCAGAGGACCCCTCTCACCCTTCCATGGCCCTAAATACCCGCTTTGCTGAGGTGGAGTGCTTGGCGGAGAGTCATCAGCACCTGTCCAAGGAGTCAATGGCAGGAAACAAGCCAGCCAATGCAGTCCTGCACAAAGGTA TTCTGAAACAGCTAGAAGAACTGCTGAGTGACATGAAAGCCGATGTGACTCGACTCCCAGCTACTATTGCCCGAATTCCCCCAGTTGCTGTGAGGCTACAGATGTCAGAGCGTAACATTCTCAGCCGCCTGGCAAACCGGGCACCTGAACCGACTCCACAGCAG GTAGCCCAGCAGCAGTGA